A stretch of Gossypium hirsutum isolate 1008001.06 chromosome A06, Gossypium_hirsutum_v2.1, whole genome shotgun sequence DNA encodes these proteins:
- the LOC121230636 gene encoding uncharacterized protein: protein MHKLPIRAKHAQISPIKQASFHLMHLSKLFLLASVPFLASKTFSPFLSSTQPLGFLALGAPPPQPQRLVVDDEGETPPAAWSRPTPVAVADSGLEAWPCVGGVADEETTRGMRR from the exons atgcataaattacccattagggcaaagCATGCACAGATCTCCCCCATCAAACAGGCGTCGTTTCACTTGATGCATTTGAGCAAACTTTTCCTTCTAGCCTCTGTCCCTTTCTTAGCTTCAAAAAccttttccccttttctttcaaGCACCCAACCCTTGGGTTTCTTAGCACTTGGAGCGCCACCGCCACAGCCACAAAGACTGGTGGTCGACGATGAAGGAGAAACCCCACCGGCGGCGTGGTCACGGCCAACTCCG GTGGCCGTGGCCGACAGTGGTTTGGAGGCGTGGCCGTGCGTTGGAGGCGTGGCAGACGAGGAGACCACGCGAGGCATGCGGCGCTAG